A genomic region of Streptococcus suis contains the following coding sequences:
- the pcrA gene encoding DNA helicase PcrA gives MNPLLNGMNDRQAEAVQTTEGPLLIMAGAGSGKTRVLTHRIAYLIDEKMVNPWNILAITFTNKAAREMKERAYALNPATQDCLIATFHSMCVRILRRDADHIGYNRNFTIVDPGEQRSLMKRILKNLNLDPKKWSERSILGTISNAKNDLIDDKAFEAQAGDLYTQIVAKCYTAYQKELRQSEAVDFDDLIMLTLRLFDQNPEVLTYYQQKFQYIHVDEYQDTNHAQYQLVKLLASRFKNICVVGDADQSIYGWRGADMQNILDFEKDYPESKVVLLEENYRSTKNVLQAANEVIENNRNRRPKKLWTQNAQGDLITYYRARDENDEAIFVAGQIDQLHREGEAYKDFAVLYRTNAQSRTIEEALLKSNIPYTMVGGTKFYSRKEIRDVISYLNIIANPSDNISYERIVNEPKRGVGPGTVDKLRDFATSHSMSLLEASQDIMLSPIKGKAAQAVFDLANLLYNLRNQLDNLTVTQVVEAVLNQTGYIDALAAQNTLEANARIENIQEFLSVTKNFDEKDAEEEETGLDRLTRFLLDLALIADTDDGNTESSEVTLMTLHAAKGLEFPVVFLIGMEENVFPLSRAAEEEDELEEERRLAYVGITRAEQTLYLTNANSRLLFGRTNYNQPSRFIREISSDLLDYQGLARPANTSFKASYVNGRATQFGQGMSLQQAMQSRKASVQPSAKLGGSMPFASNNKSSSSGTNWSVGDIAVHKKWGRGTVLEVSGSGSNQELKINFPEMGLKKVLASLAPISKEE, from the coding sequence ATGAACCCATTATTAAACGGAATGAATGACAGACAGGCAGAAGCGGTACAGACGACGGAAGGTCCGCTATTGATTATGGCAGGGGCTGGTTCGGGTAAGACGCGAGTCCTGACTCACCGAATCGCTTATTTGATTGATGAAAAAATGGTCAATCCTTGGAATATCCTAGCCATTACCTTTACCAACAAAGCAGCGCGTGAGATGAAGGAGCGGGCCTACGCCCTCAATCCTGCTACGCAAGACTGTTTGATTGCTACCTTCCACTCCATGTGTGTGCGGATTTTGCGTCGAGATGCTGACCATATCGGCTACAACCGTAACTTCACCATTGTGGACCCAGGTGAGCAACGCAGTCTCATGAAACGGATTTTGAAAAATCTCAATCTAGACCCGAAAAAGTGGAGTGAACGCTCAATCTTGGGAACCATTTCTAATGCCAAAAACGACTTGATTGATGACAAGGCATTTGAAGCCCAGGCTGGCGACCTATACACGCAGATTGTTGCAAAATGCTACACGGCTTATCAAAAGGAACTCAGACAGTCAGAGGCCGTTGACTTTGATGATTTGATCATGTTGACGCTCCGCCTTTTTGACCAAAATCCAGAGGTCCTGACCTATTACCAGCAGAAATTCCAGTATATCCATGTCGATGAGTATCAGGATACCAACCATGCCCAGTACCAATTGGTCAAGCTCCTGGCATCACGTTTCAAGAATATCTGCGTGGTCGGTGATGCGGACCAGTCTATCTATGGTTGGCGTGGTGCGGATATGCAAAATATCCTGGACTTTGAAAAGGACTATCCAGAGAGCAAGGTTGTCCTTTTGGAGGAAAACTACCGCTCCACCAAGAATGTCTTGCAGGCTGCCAATGAGGTTATCGAAAACAACCGCAATCGCCGTCCCAAAAAACTCTGGACACAGAATGCCCAAGGGGATTTGATTACCTACTATCGTGCCAGAGATGAGAATGACGAGGCGATTTTTGTCGCAGGGCAGATTGACCAGTTGCACCGAGAAGGTGAGGCTTATAAGGATTTTGCAGTTCTCTATCGGACCAATGCCCAGTCCCGTACCATTGAAGAAGCCCTACTCAAATCTAATATCCCTTATACCATGGTTGGAGGAACCAAGTTCTACAGCCGTAAGGAAATCCGTGATGTGATTTCTTATTTGAATATCATCGCAAATCCATCGGATAATATTTCCTATGAACGCATTGTCAATGAGCCAAAACGTGGCGTTGGACCTGGTACGGTTGACAAACTCCGTGATTTTGCGACCAGTCACAGCATGTCCTTGCTAGAAGCTTCTCAGGATATTATGTTGTCGCCGATTAAAGGGAAGGCAGCACAGGCAGTCTTTGACCTAGCCAATCTCCTCTATAATCTTCGTAATCAATTAGACAACTTGACGGTCACCCAAGTAGTCGAGGCAGTATTGAACCAAACAGGCTACATCGATGCCCTTGCCGCACAAAATACGCTGGAAGCTAATGCTCGCATTGAAAACATCCAGGAATTCCTTTCTGTTACCAAAAACTTTGATGAAAAGGATGCTGAGGAAGAAGAGACAGGTCTGGATCGGTTGACACGCTTCCTGCTTGATTTAGCACTGATTGCGGATACAGATGATGGCAATACAGAATCTTCAGAAGTGACCCTCATGACTCTCCATGCGGCCAAGGGTCTGGAATTTCCAGTCGTATTCCTGATTGGCATGGAGGAAAATGTCTTCCCACTCAGTCGTGCAGCAGAAGAAGAGGACGAATTGGAAGAAGAACGTCGTTTGGCCTACGTAGGCATCACCCGTGCTGAGCAGACTCTCTACCTGACCAATGCCAATTCTCGACTCCTTTTCGGTCGCACCAACTACAACCAACCAAGCCGCTTTATCCGAGAAATTTCCAGTGACCTCCTTGATTACCAGGGGCTCGCTCGTCCAGCCAATACTAGCTTTAAGGCTTCTTATGTCAATGGCAGAGCGACACAGTTTGGACAAGGTATGAGTTTGCAACAGGCCATGCAAAGTCGAAAAGCATCCGTACAACCATCTGCCAAGCTCGGAGGCAGTATGCCCTTCGCATCAAATAACAAATCGTCAAGCTCAGGCACCAACTGGTCAGTTGGTGACATCGCAGTCCACAAGAAATGGGGACGAGGGACAGTCCTTGAAGTTTCAGGCTCAGGCAGCAACCAAGAACTCAAAATCAATTTCCCAGAAATGGGCCTCAAAAAAGTCTTGGCAAGCTTAGCACCGATTAGTAAGGAAGAGTAG
- the nox gene encoding H2O-forming NADH oxidase, with the protein MAKIVVVGANHAGTAAIKTMLTNYGQENEIVVFDQNSNISFLGCGMALWIGEQIGGPEGLFYSNKEELESLGATVYMESPVTNIDYDAKTVTALVNGQEHVESFEKLLFATGSQPILPPIKGAEIKEGSLEFEATLENLQFVKLYQNSADVIEKLKNKDINRVAVVGAGYIGVELAEAFQRKGKEVILIDVVDTCLAGYYDRDLSDLMAKNMEEHGIQLAFGETVKEVAGNGKVEKIITDKNEYDVDMVILAVGFRPNTAFAGEGIERFRNGAFLVNKRQETSIPGVYAIGDCATIYDNATGDTSYIALASNAVRTGIVAAHNICGTDLEGIGVQGSNGISIYGLNLVSTGLTLEKATRLGLNAAVTEVTDNQKPEFMEHGNFPVTIKIVYDKDSRRILGAQMAAREDISLGIHLFSLAIQEGVTIEKLALTDLFFLPHFNKPYNYITVAALGAE; encoded by the coding sequence ATGGCTAAAATCGTTGTTGTCGGTGCTAACCATGCTGGTACTGCCGCAATCAAAACTATGTTGACAAATTATGGTCAAGAAAACGAAATCGTTGTATTTGACCAAAACTCAAATATTTCATTCTTGGGTTGTGGTATGGCTTTGTGGATTGGTGAGCAAATTGGCGGTCCTGAAGGACTTTTCTACTCAAACAAAGAAGAGTTGGAGAGCTTGGGCGCGACAGTATACATGGAGTCACCTGTTACAAACATTGACTATGATGCCAAAACAGTTACAGCGCTTGTAAATGGTCAAGAACATGTTGAATCATTTGAAAAACTTCTTTTCGCAACTGGTTCACAACCTATCTTGCCACCAATCAAAGGAGCTGAAATCAAAGAAGGTTCTCTTGAATTTGAAGCAACTCTTGAAAACTTGCAATTCGTTAAATTGTACCAAAACTCAGCAGATGTTATTGAAAAATTGAAAAACAAAGACATCAACCGCGTAGCAGTTGTTGGTGCTGGTTACATCGGTGTTGAGCTTGCAGAAGCATTCCAACGTAAAGGTAAAGAAGTTATCCTTATCGACGTTGTAGATACATGTTTGGCTGGTTACTATGACCGCGACTTGTCAGACCTTATGGCTAAAAACATGGAAGAACATGGTATTCAACTTGCCTTTGGCGAAACTGTTAAAGAAGTTGCTGGTAATGGTAAAGTTGAGAAAATCATCACTGACAAGAACGAATACGATGTTGACATGGTTATCTTGGCTGTTGGTTTCCGTCCAAACACTGCATTTGCAGGTGAAGGAATCGAGCGCTTCCGTAACGGTGCCTTCCTTGTAAACAAACGCCAAGAAACTTCAATCCCAGGTGTTTACGCTATCGGTGACTGTGCAACTATCTACGACAACGCTACTGGTGACACAAGCTACATCGCTTTGGCTTCAAACGCAGTACGTACTGGTATCGTAGCAGCTCACAACATCTGTGGCACTGACCTTGAAGGTATCGGTGTACAAGGTTCTAACGGTATCTCTATCTATGGTCTTAACCTTGTATCAACTGGTTTGACACTTGAAAAAGCTACTCGTCTTGGTTTGAACGCTGCTGTTACTGAAGTAACAGACAACCAAAAACCAGAATTCATGGAGCACGGCAACTTCCCAGTTACAATCAAGATTGTTTACGATAAAGATTCACGTCGTATCCTTGGTGCGCAAATGGCTGCTCGTGAAGACATCTCATTGGGTATCCACCTCTTCTCATTGGCAATCCAAGAAGGTGTAACAATCGAAAAATTGGCCTTGACAGACTTATTCTTCTTGCCACACTTCAACAAGCCTTACAACTACATCACAGTAGCTGCCTTGGGTGCTGAATAA
- a CDS encoding ATP cone domain-containing protein produces MQVIKRSGEIVEFDPDKIYQAIIKAAQTVYVIDETWRKNLAQVTKKVVLDLEEAHTERPTISMVQSQVEHRLLDAGYISIAEHYISYRLQRDLERNGYGDKIIVHLRFEQVR; encoded by the coding sequence ATGCAAGTCATTAAACGTAGTGGAGAGATTGTTGAATTTGACCCAGATAAAATCTACCAAGCCATCATTAAAGCTGCACAGACAGTCTATGTCATTGATGAAACTTGGCGGAAAAATCTTGCACAGGTCACAAAGAAAGTAGTGCTTGACTTGGAAGAAGCTCATACAGAGCGACCAACGATTAGCATGGTTCAGTCGCAAGTTGAACACCGTCTTTTAGATGCAGGTTATATTTCTATTGCTGAGCATTACATTTCCTATCGCTTGCAACGTGATTTGGAACGTAACGGCTATGGCGATAAGATTATTGTACATCTGCGTTTTGAACAAGTACGTTAA
- the pepF gene encoding oligoendopeptidase F, translated as MTNAMPKRQEIDVQLTWDTDILFPTPDNYKENLAAYAKQVTAFESNYKGKLTDKDTIVSALTEYEKIVILDSRLSHYAFLPLEVDKMNTELASLANEYDLVSAKARPQRDFLYSELGQLDEGFLLELKEEQPQWAAFFDAILRDKPHQLHPLQEELLSNFAPTFGQPYNNYGVTKFEDMTFDNFEANGETLGNSYVLFENDYELSHDTEIRRNSAAGFYSTLKKYKNTTAATYLSHIKNEQIEARLRGFDNTIDFLLHSQNVSRDLFDRQIDVIMKELAPHMRRYVKLVAKAHGLDKITHADLKISLPSEYNQRITPEESKQFLIDCLGILGEDYVKMIEQSFDERWIDFAQNEGKATGGFCATLYDGPSYILLSWTGLMNEVLVLAHELGHAGHFQLAKKQSVLSYDPSLYFIEAPSTANEVLTCNTLLKNNQDPGFQAYLISELISRTYFHNMVTHLLEAAFQREVYTRLDNEEYLNGDILCQIKLDVIKEFWGEDFEIGDDAGLIWMRQPHYYIGLYPYTYSAGLTIGTAMAKQLEEHPEEVVEKWLETLSLGASLSAQDLAKHAGVDVSTDQPLKETIAYVGSLVDKLESLI; from the coding sequence ATGACAAACGCAATGCCTAAACGTCAAGAAATTGATGTGCAATTAACTTGGGATACGGACATTCTATTTCCGACCCCTGATAACTACAAAGAAAATTTAGCAGCCTACGCTAAGCAAGTGACAGCTTTCGAATCGAATTACAAAGGGAAGTTAACTGATAAGGATACCATCGTTTCCGCCTTAACAGAATACGAAAAAATCGTTATTCTTGATAGCAGACTTTCCCACTATGCCTTTTTGCCATTAGAAGTTGACAAGATGAATACTGAATTGGCGAGCCTGGCCAACGAATACGACCTCGTTTCTGCCAAGGCACGTCCTCAACGAGATTTCCTCTATTCAGAACTTGGTCAATTAGATGAAGGTTTTCTTCTCGAATTAAAAGAAGAACAACCACAATGGGCTGCTTTCTTCGATGCAATCCTACGTGATAAGCCGCATCAGCTTCATCCACTACAAGAAGAACTTCTCTCTAACTTCGCACCAACCTTTGGTCAGCCATATAATAACTACGGTGTGACCAAGTTTGAAGATATGACCTTTGATAACTTCGAGGCAAATGGCGAAACGCTCGGCAATAGCTATGTGCTCTTTGAAAATGATTATGAACTCAGCCATGATACCGAAATCCGTCGCAATTCAGCTGCTGGTTTCTATTCAACCTTGAAAAAATACAAGAATACAACTGCAGCAACTTATTTGTCTCATATCAAAAACGAGCAAATCGAAGCTCGTTTGCGCGGATTTGACAATACGATTGATTTCCTCTTGCACAGTCAAAATGTCTCCCGTGATCTATTTGACCGTCAGATTGATGTCATCATGAAGGAATTGGCTCCTCACATGCGTCGCTATGTGAAATTGGTTGCCAAGGCTCATGGTTTGGATAAAATCACTCATGCTGACTTGAAAATCAGCCTACCATCTGAATACAATCAACGCATTACTCCTGAAGAGTCCAAACAATTCTTGATTGACTGCTTGGGTATTCTTGGAGAAGATTATGTAAAAATGATTGAACAATCATTTGATGAGCGTTGGATTGACTTTGCTCAAAACGAAGGTAAGGCTACTGGTGGCTTCTGTGCTACTCTTTACGATGGACCATCCTATATCCTACTTTCATGGACAGGTTTGATGAACGAAGTCTTGGTATTGGCTCACGAATTGGGTCATGCTGGTCATTTCCAATTGGCTAAGAAACAAAGTGTCCTCAGCTACGATCCATCCCTCTACTTCATCGAGGCTCCTTCTACAGCTAATGAAGTCTTGACATGTAACACCCTTTTGAAAAACAACCAAGACCCTGGCTTCCAAGCTTACTTGATTAGCGAGTTGATCAGCCGTACTTACTTCCACAACATGGTGACTCACTTGCTTGAAGCAGCCTTCCAACGTGAAGTCTACACTCGTTTGGACAATGAAGAATACCTCAATGGTGATATTCTCTGCCAAATAAAGTTGGATGTCATCAAGGAATTCTGGGGTGAAGACTTTGAAATCGGTGACGATGCAGGTCTTATCTGGATGCGTCAACCGCACTACTACATTGGTTTGTATCCATATACCTACTCAGCTGGTTTGACCATCGGTACGGCTATGGCTAAGCAATTGGAAGAACATCCTGAAGAAGTTGTTGAAAAATGGTTGGAAACCTTGTCACTCGGTGCAAGTCTTTCTGCCCAAGACCTTGCTAAACACGCTGGTGTCGACGTTTCGACTGACCAACCACTCAAAGAAACCATTGCCTACGTTGGTTCCTTGGTGGATAAATTGGAATCCTTAATCTAA
- a CDS encoding alpha/beta hydrolase: MRLSAFLDFWQDLDNQPYQQITFFGFSNGANFVMGLLTKQSNLADNYILLHPSALDYAFPMENSRAEILFTLGQNDQLVDQVALEHLVDDWQASAFPRANLVRFDKGHFLSQYELTYVKNWYQERIDKKT, encoded by the coding sequence ATGCGTTTGTCGGCTTTTCTGGATTTTTGGCAGGACTTAGACAATCAGCCCTACCAGCAGATTACCTTCTTTGGCTTTTCAAACGGTGCCAATTTTGTCATGGGCTTGTTGACCAAACAGTCAAACCTGGCGGACAATTATATCTTACTCCATCCCTCAGCCTTAGATTATGCTTTTCCTATGGAAAATAGCAGAGCAGAGATATTGTTTACACTGGGGCAGAATGACCAACTCGTCGACCAAGTCGCTCTTGAACATCTTGTAGATGACTGGCAAGCGTCAGCTTTTCCCAGAGCTAACCTAGTTCGTTTTGACAAGGGACATTTTTTAAGTCAGTATGAATTGACCTATGTCAAAAATTGGTATCAAGAAAGAATAGACAAAAAGACCTGA
- a CDS encoding VOC family protein yields the protein MNNTGIHHISSLVGNIHQAYHFYHHILGLKLTLKTVNQEDSSMYHLFFGDEEGRFGTEFTIFDMPNHPSHRSGSNRLERTVFLVKDFAALEFWQKRLTEFEVENEGIQAFGNGHILNFQDEDGQLLGLTYHESVGEMFPYKIDEIPSEYAILGIASLHMRIREEKELLSLLTETFGFVEESRFVFEDKIVISLLFDNTFQHRLYLILDQESPISVMGVGAIHHIAFGVLDESDLEDLISRLNLINRPHSGIINRDFIHSLYFRAPNYLMFEVATMAGEREATMPRQDKLLDKVELFLPSFFEEDRQEIEKTLSQRY from the coding sequence ATGAACAATACAGGTATTCATCACATTTCAAGCTTGGTAGGAAATATTCACCAAGCCTATCATTTTTATCATCATATTCTCGGCTTAAAATTGACCTTGAAAACAGTCAATCAAGAAGATTCAAGCATGTATCATCTCTTTTTCGGTGATGAAGAGGGCCGCTTTGGAACGGAATTTACCATTTTTGATATGCCCAATCATCCTAGTCATCGATCAGGCAGCAATCGTTTGGAACGAACCGTTTTTCTGGTTAAAGATTTTGCTGCCTTGGAATTCTGGCAGAAAAGACTGACAGAGTTTGAAGTGGAAAACGAAGGAATTCAGGCTTTTGGAAATGGGCATATTCTGAATTTCCAAGATGAAGATGGACAGCTGCTTGGTTTAACTTACCATGAATCAGTTGGAGAAATGTTTCCGTATAAAATAGATGAAATTCCGTCAGAATACGCTATTCTTGGCATTGCCAGTCTTCACATGCGGATTCGTGAAGAAAAGGAGTTGTTATCTTTGCTGACAGAGACTTTTGGTTTTGTCGAGGAAAGTCGATTTGTCTTTGAGGATAAGATAGTGATTTCTCTGCTCTTTGACAACACCTTCCAACATCGTCTATATTTGATACTTGACCAAGAGTCGCCAATCAGCGTTATGGGAGTCGGGGCCATTCATCATATTGCATTTGGTGTCTTAGATGAGTCTGATTTGGAAGATCTGATTAGCCGATTAAATCTCATCAATCGTCCACATTCTGGTATCATTAATCGAGATTTCATTCATTCCTTGTACTTCCGAGCGCCCAATTATCTCATGTTTGAGGTCGCGACCATGGCTGGCGAAAGAGAGGCTACCATGCCAAGACAAGATAAGCTGCTAGATAAAGTTGAACTGTTCTTGCCAAGTTTCTTTGAAGAGGATAGACAGGAAATTGAAAAAACTCTCTCCCAACGTTATTAG
- a CDS encoding MIP/aquaporin family protein translates to MTNELIGEVLGTALLVLLGNGVVAGVVLDKSKAKDAGWIVITIGWGLAVAMAAFVSGLLGPAHLNPAVSIAMAFAGNLPWASVVPYILAQFIGAFIGSILVYVMYKDHYDATEDTGAVLATFSTGPAIRNLISNTISEAIGTFVLVLGLLAFGQYDFPTGLGTLIVGGLIVSLGVSLGGPTGYALNPARDLGPRIMHAILPLKHKGDSDWGYAWVPVVGPIIGGLLAALLYGLIF, encoded by the coding sequence ATGACAAATGAATTAATCGGTGAAGTGTTGGGAACCGCCTTACTTGTCTTACTAGGTAATGGTGTGGTAGCAGGAGTAGTACTAGATAAGAGTAAGGCCAAGGATGCTGGTTGGATTGTAATCACAATTGGTTGGGGTCTAGCAGTAGCCATGGCAGCCTTTGTGAGTGGTTTATTGGGACCTGCCCACCTCAACCCAGCTGTATCAATTGCAATGGCTTTTGCAGGAAATCTCCCATGGGCTTCTGTAGTCCCTTACATCCTTGCACAATTTATCGGAGCCTTTATCGGAAGTATCTTGGTCTACGTCATGTACAAAGACCACTACGATGCAACAGAAGACACTGGTGCTGTATTGGCAACCTTCTCTACTGGACCTGCCATCCGGAACTTAATTTCTAATACAATTAGCGAAGCAATCGGAACCTTTGTTTTGGTCTTGGGATTACTGGCTTTCGGTCAGTATGATTTTCCAACAGGGCTTGGCACTTTAATCGTCGGTGGTTTGATTGTCTCCCTCGGAGTTTCTCTTGGTGGTCCAACAGGATATGCCCTAAACCCTGCGCGTGACCTTGGTCCTCGTATCATGCATGCCATCCTTCCATTGAAGCACAAGGGAGATTCGGATTGGGGCTATGCATGGGTACCAGTAGTTGGTCCAATCATCGGAGGCTTGCTTGCGGCTCTCCTTTATGGTCTCATTTTTTAA
- the glpO gene encoding type 1 glycerol-3-phosphate oxidase, translated as MEFSKETRRLAIERMQDRQLDLLIIGGGITGAGVALQAAASGMETALIEMQDFAEGTSSRSTKLVHGGLRYLKQFDVEVVSDTVSERAVVQNIAPHIPKPDPMLLPVYDEPGSTFSLFRLKVAMDLYDLLAGVNNTDMANKVLTKEEVLEREPNLKQEGLIGGGVYLDFRNNDARLVIENIKRAAKDGALIASRVKAEKFIKDEAGKVVGIVARDLLTDSTFEIRSRLVINTTGPWSDEVRNLGGEGSGVLQMRPTKGVHLVVDSSRLSVPQPTYFDTGHADGRMVFVLPRENKTYFGTTDTDYTGDLANPMVTQEDVDYLLDIVNNRFPEANLTLDDIESGWAGLRPLLSGNGASDYNGGNNGKLSDDSFNSLIETVKGYLNNEKTRDDVEHDLTHLEGSVSEKHLDPSAVSRGSALDRDDNGLLTLAGGKITDFRKMAEGAMEKVADILKEEHGRSFKLINSKTYPVSGGELNPANVAEEIEHLAQLGVKKGLLYDDALYLANLYGSNAPKVFALNHKVEAVSGLNKRDLLSLHYAMKEEMTLTAVDYLLRRTNYMLFMCEQLDAVAPDVLKEMAAYYAWSEEEVTQQEQLLADTLVKNDLTYLKEK; from the coding sequence ATGGAATTTTCAAAAGAAACAAGACGCTTAGCTATTGAGCGAATGCAGGATCGTCAACTTGACCTCTTGATTATCGGGGGTGGTATTACGGGTGCTGGTGTGGCTTTGCAGGCAGCAGCAAGTGGTATGGAAACAGCCTTGATTGAAATGCAAGACTTTGCAGAAGGAACTTCAAGTCGCTCAACCAAATTGGTCCACGGTGGTCTTCGCTACCTCAAACAATTTGATGTGGAAGTGGTATCGGATACCGTATCTGAACGCGCAGTAGTACAAAATATTGCCCCACATATTCCAAAACCAGACCCAATGTTGCTTCCAGTCTATGACGAGCCAGGTTCTACCTTTAGTCTCTTTCGCTTGAAAGTGGCTATGGATCTCTATGATCTTTTGGCTGGCGTCAACAATACCGATATGGCCAATAAGGTCTTGACCAAAGAAGAAGTACTTGAACGCGAACCAAACTTGAAGCAAGAAGGTTTGATTGGTGGCGGTGTTTACCTCGACTTCCGTAACAATGATGCTCGCTTGGTAATTGAAAATATTAAACGTGCAGCTAAAGACGGTGCCTTGATTGCCAGCCGCGTCAAAGCTGAGAAATTCATCAAAGATGAGGCTGGAAAAGTTGTCGGTATCGTCGCTCGTGACTTACTGACAGATAGCACCTTTGAAATTCGTTCGCGTTTGGTCATCAATACAACAGGCCCTTGGAGTGACGAAGTACGCAACCTGGGTGGCGAAGGTTCAGGTGTCCTTCAAATGCGTCCAACCAAGGGTGTGCACCTAGTTGTTGATAGTTCTCGCTTGTCTGTGCCACAGCCGACTTATTTTGATACAGGTCACGCAGATGGTCGCATGGTCTTTGTCCTTCCACGTGAAAATAAAACCTATTTTGGTACGACAGATACAGACTACACTGGCGATTTGGCGAATCCGATGGTAACTCAAGAAGACGTTGACTACCTGCTTGATATTGTCAACAATCGCTTCCCAGAAGCAAACTTGACCCTGGATGACATTGAGAGTGGCTGGGCAGGTCTTCGTCCCCTCTTGTCTGGAAATGGTGCTTCTGACTACAACGGTGGAAACAACGGCAAACTCAGCGATGACAGCTTTAATAGCTTGATTGAAACCGTCAAAGGCTATTTGAACAATGAAAAGACACGAGACGATGTGGAACATGATTTGACACATTTGGAAGGTAGCGTTTCTGAGAAACATTTGGACCCGTCTGCTGTATCACGCGGTTCTGCCCTTGATCGCGATGACAATGGTTTGCTTACCCTTGCAGGTGGAAAAATCACGGACTTCCGTAAAATGGCCGAAGGAGCAATGGAAAAGGTTGCAGACATCCTCAAAGAAGAGCATGGTCGTAGCTTCAAACTCATCAATTCTAAGACTTACCCAGTCTCTGGTGGTGAATTAAACCCGGCAAACGTTGCAGAAGAAATCGAACATCTTGCCCAACTTGGTGTGAAGAAAGGTCTCCTTTATGATGACGCCCTTTACTTGGCAAACTTGTACGGTTCAAATGCGCCAAAAGTCTTTGCTTTGAACCATAAAGTTGAAGCCGTTTCTGGCTTGAACAAGCGTGACTTGCTTTCCCTTCACTATGCTATGAAGGAAGAGATGACCTTGACAGCAGTTGACTATCTTCTCCGTCGTACCAACTACATGCTCTTTATGTGTGAGCAGTTGGATGCAGTAGCACCAGACGTTTTGAAAGAAATGGCAGCTTACTATGCTTGGTCAGAAGAGGAAGTTACTCAACAGGAACAATTGTTGGCAGATACGCTTGTTAAGAATGATTTGACTTATTTGAAAGAAAAATAG